From the genome of bacterium:
CGCGGGTCGTCGTCGCGCACGGGCAAATGCCGGAGACGCAGCTCGAGCGCATCATGCTCGATTTCTTGGGCGGCCGCGCGGACATCCTGGTCTGCACGACGATCGTCGAGATCGGCCTCGACATCCCCCGCGTGAACACGATTCTCATCGAGCAGGCGCACCTGCTCGGCCTCGCGCAGCTCTACCAGCTGCGGGGACGCGTGGGCCGGGCCGACCGGCAGGCCTACGCGTACCTGCTGCACCCGCGCAACGCCAGGCTCACGCCCGAGGCGGAGCAGCGGCTCGTCGCGATGCGCGAGTTCGTGGAGCTCGGCTCCGGGCTCCGCCTCGCGATGCGCGATCTCGAGATCCGCGGCGCCGGCAACCTCCTCGGACCGGAACAGCACGGGCACCTGGCGGCCGTCGGGTTCGATCTGTACATGCGCCTGCTGGACGAAGCGATCCGGGAGCTGCGCGGCGAGATCGTCGAGGAGACCTCCGACCCCACGGTCGACCTCGGCGTCGAAGCATTCCTGCCGGAATCGTACGTCGACGCGCCCGCGCAGCGCGTCGCCGCGTACCGGCGGCTCGCCGACGCCCGAACCCCGGACGATGCCGCGGAGGCGATCGCGGAACTGCGCGACCGCTACGGTCCCCTGCCGGCGCCGGCGCAGCGTCTCGCGGGCGTGATCCGCCTGCGCGCCCTGGCGCGCAGCGCCGGCGTGGCCGCGATTGCGCGGGACGCCGGGGGCGTCCTCATCAAGCTGCTCGACCCCGCCGGGGCCGGACCCCGCGTCCACACGCACATCGCACGGTCCCGCGGCCGGCTGCGGTGGACCGCCGACGGGATCTACATGCCGGTGCCCGGGCTCGCGCCGGACGAGACGGTCCCGGCCGTCGAGCAGCTGCTGGAGTGGCTCGCCGCGGAAACCCGGCGCGACGACGGGGCGGGCGCCGCCCGCACCGTCGCGGCCACGGGGGTGACGTGATGAACCGGCCGCGCCCGACCTTTGAGGACCTCGTGGCCACGATGGCCCGGCTGCGCGCGCCCGGCGGGTGTCCCTGGGACCGCGCCCAGACGTCCGCGTCGCTGCGGCCGTACCTGCTCGAAGAAACGTACGAGACGCTGGACGCGATCGACGCCGGCGCCCCGGAGCGGCTGAAAGAAGAACTCGGCGACCTCCTGCTTCAAGTTGTGTTCCACGCCCAGATGGCGGCGGAGGCCGGAACGTTCACCATCGACGACGTGGTCGCCGGACTCGTGGAGAAACTCATCCGGCGCCACCCGCACGTGTTCGGCGGGGCGGCGGCGGCCACGCCCGACGCGGTCGTCACCCGGTGGGAGGCCATCAAACAGGCCGAGCGCGCGGCCGCCGCGGGCCCGCACGGCGATGCCGGGACGACCGGCGGCACGGCGGAACCGCGGGACGAGGCCCTGGCCGGCCTCGCCCGCACGCTCCCCGCCCTGATGCTCGCGCAGCAGATGCAGGCGCGCGCGGCCCGAGCGGGCATGCCGGGACCGGATGGACCGGGCGTCGATCAGAGGCTCGCCGGCGTGCGCCGCGCGTTGGACGATCTCGCCGGGGCGTCCGGACCGGCGGAGGCGGACGAGAAGGTCGGCGATCTGCTCTTTGCCGCGGTCGGCGCGGCGAGGGCGCTCGGCGTCGACGGCGAGTTGGCGCTGCGTGAAGTCGCCGAGCGGTTTCGAGTCCGATTCGGCCGGCTCGAAGCCCTGGCCCGCGCGCGCGGGACGCCGCTTGCGGACTGCACCGCGGACGAGGTGCAGGCGCTGTGGCGCGAAGCGAGTGAGGCTGGATAAGTTCCTGCAGGTCAGCCGGCTCGTGAGGCGGCGCGCCCTCGCGAACCGGCTGTGCGATGCGGGCCGCGTGACGCTCAACGGCCGGCGCGCCGAGCCGGCCGCTCCCGTGCGCGCCGGCGACGTCATCGCCGTCGACGTGGGGGATCGTCGGATTCGGGCGCGCGTCCGCGAGGTGCCGGCGGCGCCGCGGCCC
Proteins encoded in this window:
- the mazG gene encoding nucleoside triphosphate pyrophosphohydrolase encodes the protein MNRPRPTFEDLVATMARLRAPGGCPWDRAQTSASLRPYLLEETYETLDAIDAGAPERLKEELGDLLLQVVFHAQMAAEAGTFTIDDVVAGLVEKLIRRHPHVFGGAAAATPDAVVTRWEAIKQAERAAAAGPHGDAGTTGGTAEPRDEALAGLARTLPALMLAQQMQARAARAGMPGPDGPGVDQRLAGVRRALDDLAGASGPAEADEKVGDLLFAAVGAARALGVDGELALREVAERFRVRFGRLEALARARGTPLADCTADEVQALWREASEAG
- a CDS encoding S4 domain-containing protein, giving the protein MRLDKFLQVSRLVRRRALANRLCDAGRVTLNGRRAEPAAPVRAGDVIAVDVGDRRIRARVREVPAAPRPDAGYCDILTDEPQGGPDGAHRQHHGA